In Deinococcus aerius, the following proteins share a genomic window:
- a CDS encoding copper resistance CopC family protein has translation MRFLLPLLAALTLGSALAHTEVTSVVPAANARVTAPKTVTLTFDEPINLRFSTFKVVPLPAGADAEKTATAALARKDDAELRADTAPKLTGMAALVRLPLHAGLKPGTYLIVWHILSDDGHPVSGHSVFRVG, from the coding sequence ATGCGCTTTCTGCTCCCCCTGCTCGCCGCCCTGACGCTGGGCTCGGCGCTGGCCCACACCGAGGTCACCTCGGTCGTCCCCGCCGCGAATGCCCGGGTGACTGCCCCGAAAACCGTCACGCTGACCTTCGATGAGCCCATCAACCTGCGCTTCTCGACCTTCAAGGTGGTGCCGCTGCCCGCCGGGGCGGACGCGGAGAAGACCGCGACTGCCGCCCTCGCGCGCAAGGACGACGCGGAGCTGCGGGCCGACACGGCGCCGAAGTTGACCGGGATGGCCGCCCTGGTTCGGCTGCCCCTCCACGCGGGCCTGAAACCCGGCACCTACCTCATCGTCTGGCACATCCTCTCGGACGACGGGCACCCGGTGAGCGGGCATTCCGTCTTCCGGGTGGGCTGA